Genomic segment of Paenibacillus polymyxa:
TCCCAGTATGCGCGCGATTTCTGCATAACGCTCATCCGCAACAAAGTGCGAATATTTAGGGAACGAAGCAAATTTTGTCGGTTTTTTCGCATTATAGCGAATGACGTGCGGCAATAAAATGGCATTCGTGCGGCCATGCGCTGTATGGTATTGTCCACCCCATTTATGTGCAAGACTGTGGTTAATGCCCAAGAATGCATTAGCAAATGCCATACCAGCAAGTGTAGAAGCATTATGCATTTTTTCACGAGCCAGCTTATCACCAGTCAGAGCCGATTGTTCTAGGTATTGGAATACCAATTGAATGGCTTTAATTGCCAGACCATCTGTGTAGTCATTAGCCATTACGGACACGTAAGCCTCGATAGCATGTGTCAGAACATCCATACCTGTGTCCGCTACAGCTGTTTTAGGTAGCGAATATACAAACACTGGGTCAATAATTGCCACATCAGGAGTCAACTCATAGTCAGCCAGTGGGTACTTCGTGTCGCCCAGGTTTTTGTCCGTAATTACTGCGAACGATGTAACTTCGGAACCTGTACCCGAGGTTGTAGGGATAGCTACAAATTGTGCTTTTTGGCCCAGACGTGGGTACTTGTAAATCCGTTTACGGATATCCATGAATTTTTGTTTTAAATTATTGAAATCAGTATCTGGATATTCATAGAACATCCACATGCCTTTAGCAGCATCCATTGGGGAACCGCCGCCCAGTGCGATGATGCAATCCGGTTGGAAACGTCTCATCATTTCAGTACCACGTTCTACCGTAACTGTCGATGGATCTGGCTCTACTTCAGAGAACACTTCGATAGCTACTGGTGTTTGGCGTTGATGCAGATAATGAATAACACGATCTACATATCCCAGTTGTACCATCATAGGGTCTGTGATAATGGCTACACGTGTGATATCAGGCATTTTAGCAAGATACTGTGTCGAGTTTTTCTCAAAATAGATTTTGGAAGGTACTTTGAACCATTGCATATTCACCGTCCGTTTCGCCACCCTTTTCACATTAATCAAATTGACTGCCGATACGTTCGACGAAGTCGAGTTACGACCATACGAACCGCAACCGAGTGTCAACGAAGGAAGGTTGGTGTTGTAAATGTCGCCAATCGCACCATGTGTGGAAGGTGCATTTACAATGATACGTCCTGTTTGCAGACGGTTTGCGAAGCGAGCGATAACGTCCTCATCGTTCGAATGAATAGCGGACGAGTGGCCCATGCCCCCGAATTCCACGACTTCAGCAGCACGTTGAATACCTTGTTCCGCATTTTTTACTTTATAGCAAGCCAATACAGGACTCAATTTTTCCGCAGACAATGGGAATTTTGTTCCTACCCCTTCAATCTCAGCGACCAAAATTTTAGTTCCTGCTGGTACTGTAATACCACTCATTTCAGCAATTTTCACAGCAGACTGCCCGACGATAGCTGGGTTCACTGCACATTTCTCGACATTCATAGCTCCTTGAGTGAGCTTAGCTGCTTCTTCTTTATTTACAAAATAGCAGCCGTTAGCAATCATCAATTTTTTCACTTGTTCGAAGATTGGCTCTTCGATAATAACCGCTTGCTCGGAAGCACAAATCATACCGTTGTCGAAAGATTTAGAGAGGATGAGATCGTTCACAGCCTGCTTGATGTCTGCTGTTTTTTCAATAAAGCAAGGCACGTTACCTGGGCCTACACCCAGAGCAGGTTTACCGCAGCTATATGCCGCCTTAACCATGCCTGATCCACCAGTTGCCAGAATCAGCGCCACATCAGGGTGGTTCATCAGTACATTGGTCTTATCCATCGAAGGTGCTTCAATCCATTGAATACAATCAGCTGGAGCACCATGTTTAACAGCTGCTTCGAGCAAGACGCGGGCTGCTTCCGCACT
This window contains:
- the adhE gene encoding bifunctional acetaldehyde-CoA/alcohol dehydrogenase; amino-acid sequence: MAVKNEVIQKEQSAEQYIQTLIDRGNRAQQAFMSMNQEQIDEIVQAMALAGMDKHMYLAKMAVEETGRGVYEDKITKNMFATEYVYHSIKNEKTVGVIEDNDFDSFQKIAEPVGIIMGITPVTNPTSTTMFKALIAIKTRNPIIFGFHPSAQSCSAEAARVLLEAAVKHGAPADCIQWIEAPSMDKTNVLMNHPDVALILATGGSGMVKAAYSCGKPALGVGPGNVPCFIEKTADIKQAVNDLILSKSFDNGMICASEQAVIIEEPIFEQVKKLMIANGCYFVNKEEAAKLTQGAMNVEKCAVNPAIVGQSAVKIAEMSGITVPAGTKILVAEIEGVGTKFPLSAEKLSPVLACYKVKNAEQGIQRAAEVVEFGGMGHSSAIHSNDEDVIARFANRLQTGRIIVNAPSTHGAIGDIYNTNLPSLTLGCGSYGRNSTSSNVSAVNLINVKRVAKRTVNMQWFKVPSKIYFEKNSTQYLAKMPDITRVAIITDPMMVQLGYVDRVIHYLHQRQTPVAIEVFSEVEPDPSTVTVERGTEMMRRFQPDCIIALGGGSPMDAAKGMWMFYEYPDTDFNNLKQKFMDIRKRIYKYPRLGQKAQFVAIPTTSGTGSEVTSFAVITDKNLGDTKYPLADYELTPDVAIIDPVFVYSLPKTAVADTGMDVLTHAIEAYVSVMANDYTDGLAIKAIQLVFQYLEQSALTGDKLAREKMHNASTLAGMAFANAFLGINHSLAHKWGGQYHTAHGRTNAILLPHVIRYNAKKPTKFASFPKYSHFVADERYAEIARILGLPARTTEEGVNSLIEAIRKMNKTLGIEESFQQIGFDAKDFESRVDYLADRAFEDQCTTANPKLPLVTELADVYRNAFYGRFDQ